One window of the Salminus brasiliensis chromosome 1, fSalBra1.hap2, whole genome shotgun sequence genome contains the following:
- the mmachc gene encoding cyanocobalamin reductase / alkylcobalamin dealkylase, which produces MATSSDNVDNVVRTLRESLKSLGFEVYPFKIGWYNAVVSQAHHLQYSADTLAVVVLSTPSMFENSFLPFLQRCSWKGIRDPVDQCVAHAISTCVSEHFPDQSVDMAFDYEMLPSRKPKFLAQTAAHVAGAARYYQQSDIQDPPWGNKKMFGVCIHPRLGGWFAIRAVLVWKDVEVGEELQRVSPPDCVSSQEARIELLERFNYRWQDWTYRDVVPTEESYSPQQREYFITPPAQREALLRQWGFLPDTEAEAQTSVNQC; this is translated from the exons ATGGCGACTTCCAGTGACAATGTGGACAATGTTGTTCGGACTCTGAGGGAGTCTTTAAAGTCGTTAGGGTTTGAAGTTTATCCTTTTAAG aTTGGATGGTACAATGCAGTTGTTTCTCAGGCCCATCACCTCCAGTATTCAGCAGACACTctggctgtggtggtgctgAGCACTCCATCCATGTTTGAGAACTCATTCCTGCCATTCCTACAGAGATGTTCCTGGAAAGGCATCAGAGATCCCGTGGACCAATGTGTAGCCCATGCCATCTCCACCTGTGTCTCTGAG CATTTCCCTGACCAGTCTGTGGACATGGCTTTTGACTATGAGATGCTGCCCAGCAGAAAACCAAAATTTCTGGCTCAGACTGCAGCTCACGTAGCAGGAGCAGCACGCTATTACCAGCAGTCAGATATTCAAGATCCTCCATGGGGGAACAAG AAGATGTTTGGAGTGTGTATACACCCTCGGCTGGGGGGCTGGTTTGCCATCCGTGCTGTGCTGGTGTGGAAGGATGTGGAAGTGGGTGAAGAACTGCAGCGGGTTTCCCCTCCTGACTGTGTCAGCTCACAGGAGGCCAGGATAGAGCTGCTGGAGAGATTTAACTACCGCTGGCAGGACTGGACCTACAGAGACGTCGTACCAACAGAGGAAAGCTATTCTCCTCAGCAGAGAGAGTATTTTATTACTCCTCCAGCTCAGCGGGAGGCGCTGCTCCGACAGTGGGGATTTCTACCAGACACAGAGGCTGAAGCACAGACTTCAGTGAACCAGTGCTGA